A section of the Zygosaccharomyces rouxii strain CBS732 chromosome B complete sequence genome encodes:
- a CDS encoding uncharacterized protein (conserved hypothetical protein) has protein sequence MDITRRYNRALAQKPLLTKVLTGAILASLGELTSQLTTGFISKKQQGILKKLSYVGKIIARNPSKILLMFCYGGFINAPINHYLYGWITQITNGKIVSTKLRKLVQLIASLAIVSPIQVGCLVSALTVVNQNVGWALSKYPSMIRENLKAKYFKILSSSLVTSTILVSIAQRYISPAKWSVFFNFAYAILGTGQNIYLKIASTAK, from the coding sequence ATGGATATTACACGTCGTTACAACAGAGCATTAGCCCAAAAGCCATTGCTTACCAAAGTTCTCACTGGTGCTATCTTAGCATCCCTGGGTGAATTGACTAGCCAATTGACTACAGGAttcatttcaaagaaacagCAGggaattttaaagaaattatcatatgttggtaaaattatCGCTAGAAACCCCAGCAAAATATTGCTTATGTTTTGTTATGGTGGTTTTATCAATGCGCCAATTAATCACTACTTGTATGGCTGGATCACACAAATTACCAATGGAAAGATTGTAAGCACCAAATTGAGAAAACTAGTTCAGTTAATTGCATCGTTGGCAATTGTTTCCCCCATCCAAGTTGGATGTTTAGTAAGTGCCCTAACCGTGGTGAACCAAAATGTAGGCTGGGCCCTTTCCAAATATCCATCGATGATCAGAGAAAATCTCAAAGCCAAGTATTTTAAGATTCTTTCATCTAGTCTGGTTACTTCCACAATTCTCGTCTCCATAGCACAAAGATACATTTCACCAGCTAAATGGTCtgtatttttcaattttgcCTACGCAATCCTTGGTACTGGTCAAAACatatatttgaaaatagcTTCTACCGCAAAATAA
- the SMD1 gene encoding mRNA splicing protein SMD1 (highly similar to uniprot|Q02260 Saccharomyces cerevisiae YGR074W SMD1 Homolog of human core snRNP protein D1 involved in snRNA maturation U6 snRNP protein), producing the protein MPMKLVNFLKKLRNEQVTVELKNGTTVWGTLQTVSPQMNATLTDVRLSLPRSTSNSSTLASVYLSDGSLSQNEPSTTSLQYINIRGSTIRQIILPDSLNIDSLLVDERQLNKLRRAGKVSNDSNKKRRADFGENTNKRIRRGV; encoded by the coding sequence ATGCCCATGAAGCTAGTTAATTTCCTCAAAAAACTTCGTAACGAACAGGTTACTGTCGAACTTAAGAATGGTACCACCGTTTGGGGGACTCTTCAAACCGTTTCACCACAGATGAATGCTACACTAACAGACGTGAGGCTTTCACTACCCCGTTCTACTTCGAATTCTAGTACTCTGGCTAGTGTTTATCTTTCAGATGGATCACTGAGCCAAAATGAACCTTCGACAACATCTTTACAATACATCAACATTAGAGGTAGTACAATAAGACAGATAATACTTCCtgattctttgaatatAGACTCACTCTTGGTTGATGAAAGACAGTTAAATAAATTGAGAAGAGCTGGTAAGGTTAGTAATGATTCCAATAAGAAGAGAAGAGCagattttggtgaaaataccaataagagaattagaagagGAGTTTAA
- the PRP38 gene encoding U4/U6-U5 snRNP complex subunit PRP38 (similar to uniprot|Q00723 Saccharomyces cerevisiae YGR075C PRP38 Unique component of the U4/U6.U5 tri-snRNP particle dispensable for spliceosome assembly but required for conformational changes which lead to catalytic activation of the spliceosome): MPQEFHVESFLSPKQLNHQSVSFVIPRILRDRIHNAMYYRVNLNTASLRGDTMNCLSRILVRDLGALKDGSVNQVNVLGGVEFQCLLMKLVEIKPTFDQLTTMLQDDENFNNKYIVGLILTYLRIQYYYLPVDDPWARRCQSFFRQYYNDYRKLKSVQLDQDCWSKSQTINVDILHTDELVDWLLVKDDIWGIPLGKCQWTEINDDDDDDDDDDDDDDESDSEDSDHEED, translated from the coding sequence ATGCCACAAGAGTTTCATGTGGAATCCTTTCTATCACCAAAGCAACTCAACCACCAATCTGTGTCGTTTGTAATTCCCAGGATTCTTCGTGACAGAATTCACAATGCCATGTACTATAGGGTGAATCTAAACACTGCGTCGTTAAGAGGTGATACTATGAATTGCCTGAGTAGAATACTGGTAAGAGATTTAGGAGCTCTTAAGGATGGGTCAGTGAATCAAGTCAATGTGCTTGGTGGCGTAGAATTTCAATGCCTTCTCATGAAACTAGTTGAAATCAAACCCACGTTCGATCAATTGACCACTATGCTTCAAGATGACGAAAACTTTAACAACAAGTACATTGTGGGCCTAATATTAACCTACTTAAGAATTCAATATTACTACCTACCTGTTGATGACCCCTGGGCACGTAGATGCCAATCGTTTTTTAGGCAATATTACAACGATTATAGAAAGTTGAAAAGTGTACAATTGGATCAGGACTGTTGGTCCAAATCTCAAACCATTAATGTGGATATTTTACATACGGATGAGCTTGTAGATTGGCTATTGGTTAAGGATGACATTTGGGGCATACCACTGGGTAAATGCCAATGGACTGAAATTaacgacgacgacgacgacgacgacgacgacgatgatgatgacgatgagaGTGACAGTGAAGACAGTGACCATGAGGAAGATTAA
- the MRPL25 gene encoding mitochondrial 54S ribosomal protein mL59 (similar to uniprot|P23369 Saccharomyces cerevisiae YGR076C MRPL25 Mitochondrial ribosomal protein of the large subunit) yields MSSKQLFDLLPSQLKNFFKSYPPSIQYATKPTSTHAINANPFLPNKHPVTNRYHDPKYSLRRMSDLYKMASLYGVQDLLPPRNKMFFEEKYDNKKMMKGVLMPKGHKHELVHDEKMAKMAEAIKNADKYIMEVKGSKYKRRIERKQEEQRTTWF; encoded by the coding sequence ATGTCCTCCAAGCAGCTGTTTGATTTATTACCTTCtcaattaaagaatttcttcaagagCTACCCACCATCGATTCAATATGCAACTAAACCAACGTCAACACATGCAATCAATGCAAACCCATTTCTACCAAATAAGCATCCAGTAACTAACCGTTACCATGATCCAAAGTACTCTTTGAGAAGAATGAGTGACCTTTACAAGATGGCATCTCTTTACGGAGTGCAAGATttactaccaccaagaaACAAGATGTTCTTTGAAGAGAAATACGACAAtaagaaaatgatgaaaggTGTATTAATGCCCAAGGGTCACAAGCATGAATTAGTACATGATGAAAAGATGGCAAAGATGGCTGAAGCTATAAAGAATGCTGACAAGTACATCATGGAGGTTAAAGGGTCTAAAtacaaaagaagaattgaaagaaaacaaGAGGAGCAAAGGACTACATGGTTCTGA